The genomic interval GTTATGGTGGAGATCTGTAGATTGTACTGAGTGCTTTGATTGCATGTTATGAATCCTCTTCTATGGGGCATTGTGGAAGGGGCTTATTCCCCAAAAAGAGGGTGAAGGACTCTGACCAGTCCTTCACCCTTCGTTTTAGATAACAGTTGAAACGAGCATCATTTTTTCCGTCTCTGTCTGTCCCCACTCATGCGGCTAAATCCTTCGTGTTAAAGAGTTTGAGGCAGAGTTCGAGGTAGAGAGGTGCGATCACAGCGTCAGCGTCTACCGATTTGACATACAAATCAGCCAGTGCAAAGGCAACGTAATCATCAAGACTCCAGTTCCGCTCTCCGATGTAGTGAATGAGGGTGAGATAAAGCGGTTCAGGGATCTCAACAGTGAGGCTGATGAATTTGCGCGCTCATGGGGTAAAATTCCTTTGGAGTTAGTTTTAGTACAAAAGTTCGTTAAGGCACCTGCGCCGATGGGGTGCCTTTTTCCATGCCTAATTCTTCTCTGAGGGCTGCTTCCACCTCGCTCAGTTGCTCTGGGGTCAAACTTGAGATAAACCCTGCAAAGAGTTGCACCTGCTCCTCGTCTGAAAGCTTTGCGTACTCTGTATAGAACTGCACTTCCGCTTCGTAAGATTTGCGCGAATTGCTGAGTAATTCCAGTAGTTCTAGTTGATGCATTTTGGTTCCTGGTACTGGATAAAGGTGAGGCACCTGTTTTCAAGTGCCTTTTTGTGTTTGGTTTTCATCCTCTGGTGAAGAAATTCAGGAGTGGGATGATTAGTGAACAACACGGGGAAGGGAGCCAACCATTACCCCGTGCTGTTGTGTTCACTCCGTAGAGCAGTTCACGGTCTGTTTCATACTACCGTGAACCATTTTACGGGTAAATTGTTTTACGGTAGAATGGCTGATGAAAATCGTTATGGATCACCCTTGGTGCAACTTCGAGAACGGGTAGGTTTGACTCAAGAGGCTCTAGCTCTAGTGCTAGGGGTCACTGATCACACTGTTCGTAATTGGGAGAAAGGTAGAGCAGAGCCAAAACTGACCATTAGACAGACAAAAGCTCTGTGCCAAGCTCTCCAATGCACTTTGGAAGATTTGCCTGACACATTTGCGC from Kovacikia minuta CCNUW1 carries:
- a CDS encoding helix-turn-helix transcriptional regulator, translating into MADENRYGSPLVQLRERVGLTQEALALVLGVTDHTVRNWEKGRAEPKLTIRQTKALCQALQCTLEDLPDTFAPGGGD